One stretch of Cryptococcus neoformans var. neoformans B-3501A chromosome 5, whole genome shotgun sequence DNA includes these proteins:
- a CDS encoding hypothetical protein (HMMPfam hit to SRP54, SRP54-type protein, GTPase domain, score: 380.2, E(): 2.6e-111; HMMPfam hit to SRP54_N, SRP54-type protein, helical bundle domain, score: 71.3, E(): 2.5e-18; HMMPfam hit to SRP_SPB, Signal peptide binding domain, score: 108.2, E(): 1.9e-29) — MVLADLGTRLHGAWNQLSKASVIDDKVIDGVLKELCAALLESDVNVKLVASLRTKVKTKVKKSLEESEKAGGREANKKNVVQKAVFDELVALVDPGTEPYKPVKGKTNVLMAVGIQGAGKTTTCTKLAVHYQRRGFRTCLVCADTFRAGAFDQLKQNATKAKIPFYGSYTETDPVAIASLGVEKFRKERFDVIIVDTSGRHKQESELFEEMVAIGAAVKPDMTLMVLDASIGQAAEGQSRAFKDSADFGAIIVTKLDGHAKGGGAISAVAATKTPIIFLGTGEHLNDLERFAPQPFISKLLGMGDMQGLVEHMQDMARANPDRQKDLAKKLEQGKFTIRDWREQLSNIMNMGSISKIASMIPGLPAGIMDGNEEEASAKLKRLIFITDAMRADELDSDGSIFVSYDKQGNPVGLNKRAKRVAKGSGTSLRELEDLLVQARMMAGMAKQAGGQNGWMSAMQKMQAAAGGKPLGPNGQPSPAQIEAMRKAMPPELVRKLRAAGPQGAQKMMQDMMGGMGGMPGMGGAGGPGGMDLGNMMRMLGGGGGGGGGGGGMPDMSQMQEMMKNMGMGGGGGMGGMPDMSQLMKMMGGSG, encoded by the exons ATGGTGTTAGCAGACCTCGGAACACGGCTGCACGGCGCTTGGAACCAGCTTTCAAAGGCCTCAGTAATTGATGACAAG GTCATCGATGGTGTCCTTAAGGAGCTATGTGCAGCCTTGTTGGAATCAGATGTCAATGTCAAACTCGTAGCCTCACTGCGAACCAAGGTTAAGACCAAG GTCAAGAAAAGCCTGGAAGAAAGTGAAAAggcaggaggaagggaagccaacaagaagaatgtTGTACAAAAAGCCGTATTTGACGAGCTCGTCGCTTTGGTGGATCCGGGAACTGAGCCTTACAAACCGGTGAAGGGAAAGACCAATGTCTTGATGGCTGTCGGTATCCAA GGTGCTGGTAAAACTACAACCTGTACGAAACTTGCCGTTCACTACCAACGAAGAGGATTCCGCACTTGTCTTGTTTGTGCCGATACTTTCCGTGCTGGTGCTTTTGACCAGTTAAAACA AAATGCAACCAAAGCCAAGATCCCCTTCTATGGTAGCTATACCGAAACAGACCCTGTGGCCATTGCCTCTTTGGGTGTGGAGAAGTTTAGGAAAGAAAGGTTCGATGTGATCATCGTCGATACTTCTGGTCGTCACAAGCAAGAGTCCGAGCTGTtcgaggagatggtggcCATTGGTGCTGCCGTCAAGCCA GACATGACATTAATGGTCCTTGATGCGTCCATAGGTCAAGCTGCCGAAGGCCAATCTCGTGCTTTCAAGGATTCTGCCGACTTTGGAGCTATCATTGTGACTAAACTGGATGGACATGCCAAGGGTGGTGGTGCCATCTCTGCTGTGGCGGCCACCAAGACACCCATTATTTTCCTTGGTACTGGTGAACATCTCAATGACCTTGAACGATTCGCGCCTCAGCCATTTATTTCCAAGCTTTTGGGCATGGGTGATATGCAAGGACTTGTAGAGCATAT GCAAGACATGGCCCGAGCAAACCCCGATAGACAAAAGGATCTCGCCAAAAAGCTTGAGCAAGGCAAGTTCACCATTCGTGACTGGCGAGAACAATTGTCAAATATCATGAACAT GGGTTCTATCTCCAAGATCGCTTCCATGATTCCTGGTTTGCCGGCGGGTATAATGGACGGtaacgaggaagaggcttCTGCCAAGCTCAAGCGTCTGATTTTCATCACCGATGCCATGCGTGCCGACGAATTGGATTCTGATGGTAGCATCTTTGTGTCCTATGATAAACAAGGGAACCCCGTCGGCCTCAACAAACGGGCAAAGAGGGTGGCTAAGGGAAGTGGTACAAGTCTGAGGGAGTTGGAGGACTTGCTGGTGCAGGCGAGAATGATGGCTGGAATGGCCAAGCAAGCCGGTGGTCAGAATGGATG GATGTCAGCGATGCAGAAGATGCAAGCTGCGGCCGGTGGCAAACCCCTTGGACCCAACGGTCAGCCCTCCCCTGCCCAAATCGAGGCTATGCGAAAGGCCATGCCTCCAGAGCTTGTCCGCAAGTTACGTGCCGCTGGTCCTCAGGGTGCtcagaagatgatgcaAGATATGATGGGTGGCATGGGCGGAATGCCTGGTATGGGAGGTGCCGGCGGACCTGGCGGTATGGATTTGGGCAatatgatgaggatgttgggaggaggaggaggaggtggtggtggtggtggcgggATGCCCGACATGAGCCAGATgcaggagatgatgaagaacaTGGGCATGGGAGGTGGCGGCGGTATGGGTGGTATGCCTG ATATGAGCCAactgatgaagatgatgggcGGCAGCGGTTAA
- a CDS encoding hypothetical protein (Match to EST gb|CF188459.1|CF188459; HMMPfam hit to TRAPP_Bet3, Transport protein particle (TRAPP) component, Bet3, score: 69.6, E(): 8.3e-18), with the protein MSRPSSTSTHVAVVPTVPQVLHILANPPPTLIDAQLPGYLLPPTFNLLRESSAHVVRKKKREEDELRNEGLLPPLNEKDVKDESRLIEEELSKRIVRIGLMVGGFIAEKLTLARPPISAHLDIIKFICKDLFLYVYSKQIDNLRTNHRGVYVLQSNAFPPLVPLSSYKGSAADMDAANTHLIFPQALIQGALHRLGMNAVVSAESSSLPQCTFQIRTLKPSNIPSTPMSGTPNPQPTTQRQAPVSVSAGGYGQAAPGSPAMNVTGSSTTGLGINQ; encoded by the exons ATGTCCAGGCCCTCGTCAACCTCCACTCATGTCGCAGTTGTGCCCACAGTCCCACAAGTCCTTCATATCCTCGCAAACCCTCCTCCGACTCTCATAGATGCGCAATTACCTGGCTATCTCTTACCTCCTACCTTCAACTTGCTACGCGAATCCTCGGCCCATGTAgtcagaaagaagaagagggaagaggatgagctGAGAAATGAGGGACTATTACCGCCTCTGAATGAGAAAGATGTCAAAGACGAGAGCAGGCtgatagaagaagagctgtCGAAAAGAATTGTGAGGATTGGTCTAATGGTCGGTGGATTCATTGCCGAAAA ATTGACATTGGCGAGACCACCCATATCTGCTCATCTGGATATAATCAAGTTCATTTGCAAAgacctcttcctctacgTGTATTCCAAACAGATTGACAACCTTCGAACAAATCATCGAGGCGTCTACGTTTTGCAATCGAATGCGTTCCCTCCACTTGTGCCTTTATCATCGTACAAAGGTAGTGCTGCAGATATGGATGCAGCCAACACA catctcatcttccctcaaGCTCTTATACAAGGTGCTCTTCACAGGTTAGGCATGAATGCTGTCGTATCCGCCGAATCGTCCTCCCTCCCACAATGTACTTTCCAAATCCGCACGCTAAAACCATCAAACATTCCCAGTACACCGATGAGTGGGACGCCCAACCCGCAACCGACAACCCAGAGGCAGGCGCCGGTATCGGTTTCAGCTGGCGGATATGGACAGGCGGCGCCTGGCAGCCCAGCAATGAACGTTACTGGGAGCTCTACTACTGGACTGGGAATCAATCAATAG
- a CDS encoding hypothetical protein (HMMPfam hit to IMS, impB/mucB/samB family, score: 134.8, E(): 1.9e-37), whose protein sequence is MSISVGSSRKKEGRVVPTYRHLLSLQALTPATIAHCDIDAAYAQFEQVRLGLPDDIPLICAQWQSIIAVNYPARKYGIKRFTSIEDAKKMCPHLRIQHVATYRNGESEAGYWDDVDPRTHKVSLDVYRRESLKILAIFKEKIPRGEIEKASIDEAFLDLTPMVIERLLAAHPYLSKVPEDAPNGLDSPLPPPPPIDWSNAGSVFPIDGKEDGSGTDHQEDKEEDERSEDGDEFDGRTSGSNRDSWEDWALCMGGELMSNVREEVYLRLHYTCTAGIAHNKAMAKLCSAWKKPNNQTILRTAAVPAFLNGRDFTDIRSLGGKLGAAIAQQFGAKTRRTVSLDEMQRKFGEESIWVYNILRGIDHSEVTDRVATKSMLASKSIRPAVTSPQQGHQWLSILAGELNVRLRQSREIMPGLWPKTLVLSYRQGIEPTRSRQIPFPFTRNLSTDYIMKYAKKLWDEATQPMLKGNMKLNVIALSFTGLEKLEEGQQGIEGFFSNTKPKAADESTIGPSSSTTMPRVISKLNNISKRTRSPSSDSSSTIPTAVEVLPSKKVRPMNQPLSKRKKGLDAFLIKKPSDVTSSSSHSNISTPSSASVSDLEITPIEPPQSSRISSHTKTDMDSWTCPKCAQTFTVPDELDLGEEQVGLLRSMKQEHEDWHFAKSLQDGGDGNGGTSAPGQRRSNTTPSLGQKEKRNVEGIRAFFTPKPQ, encoded by the exons ATGTCGATCTCCGTTGGCTCTTCGcggaaaaaggaaggaagagtagTCCCAACGTATAG ACATCTCTtgtctctccaagccttgaCACCAGC GACCATTGCCCACTGCGATATTGATGCTGCTTATGCTC AATTTGAGCAGGTCCGGCTTGGATTGCCTGACGATATACCTTTAATCTGTGCGCAATGGCAATCAATCATTGCGGTCAACTATCCCGCCAGGAAATATGGTATCAAAAG GTTTACCTCCATAGAAGATGCTAAGAAAATGTGCCCCCACCTAAGGATACAGCATGTCGCGACGTACCGTAATGGCGAAAGTGAAGCCGGTTATTGGGATGATGTTGATCCTCGGACGCATAAAGTCAGCTTGGATGTATACCGAAGAGAAAGTCTCAAAATTCTAGCCATAttcaaggagaagatcCCTAGAGGCGAAATAG AAAAAGCATCGATAGATGAAGCATTTCTTGACCTGACTCCAATGGTCATTGAAAGATTGTTAGCTGCCCATCCCTACCTTTCCAAGGTTCCTGAAGATGCTCCAAATGGTCTCGACTCTCCAttacctcctcctccaccaatCGATTGGAGCAACGCTGGCTCTGTTTTTCCCATCGacgggaaagaggatggatCCGGAACGGACCATCAAGAAGataaagaggaagacgagagaagtgaagatggtgatgaaTTCGATGGTCGGACTTCTGGGAGCAATAGAGATTCCTGGGAGGATTGGGCGCTGTGTATGGGTGGGGAGCTTATGTCTAATGTACGCGAAGAGGTATACCTAAGGTTACATTATACATGCACGGCA GGAATTGCCCACAACAAGGCGATGGCCAAG CTGTGCTCAGCTTGGAAAAAGCCTAATAATCAAACCATCCTTCGCACAGCTGCTGTGCCAGCTTTTTTAAATGGTCGAGACTTTACAGAT ATTCGATCTCTTGGTGGCAAGCTTGGTGCAGCAATAGCCCAACAGTTCGGTGCGAAGACA AGAAGGACTGTATCGCTCGATGAGATGCAAAGGAAATTCGGTGAGGAGAGTATCTGGGTATACAACATTCTCCGC GGAATTGACCATTCGGAGGTAACGGATCGTGTCGCAACCAAGTCTATGCTTGCATCAAAAAGCATCCGTCCAGCAGTCACGTCCCCTCAACAAGGTCATCAATGGCTTTCAATTTTGGCGGGCGAATTGAATGTTCGTCTGAGGCAGTCAAGAGAAATTATGCCCGGACTTTGGCCCAAAACACTGGTCCTTAGCTATCGCCAAG GTATCGAACCTACCCGGTCTAGACAGATTCCGTTTCCCTTCACGCGAAATCTATCTACAGATTACATTATGAAGTATGCCAAGAAGCTATGGGATGAGGCGACTCAACCCATGTTGAAAGGCAACATGAAGCTCAACGTT ATTGCCCTTTCCTTCACTGGTCTGGAGAAGCTTGAAGAGGGGCAGCAGGGAATTGAAGGCTTCTTCAGTAACACGAAACCAAAGGCAGCTGATGAGAGTACTATTGGACCGTCATCTTCGACGACAATGCCCCGAGTAATATCGAAGTTGAATAACATCTCAAAGCGGACTCGATCCCCATCTTCTGattcctcctcaacaatACCTACTGCAGTCGAAGTTCTACCCTCGAAAAAGGTCCGACCAATGAATCAACCTCTCTCGAAGCGCAAGAAAGGCTTGGACGCTTTCCTTATCAAAAAACCTTCTGATGtgacttcttcctcctcgcaTTCCAATATATCTACCCCATCTTCCGCATCCGTTTCCGACTTGGAAATAACTCCTATCGAACCTCCCCAATCATCCCGTATATCTTCTCATACGAAAACGGATATGGACTCTTGGACGTGTCCTAAGTGCGCGCAGACTTTTACTGTTCCGGATGAACTGGACTTAGGTGAAGAGCAGGTTGGATTGTTGAGAAGCATGAAACAGGAGCATGAGGATTGGCATTTTGCAAAGTCATTGCaggatggtggtgatggtaaTGGCGGAACTAGCGCGCCTGGTCAACGGCGGAGCAATACTACGCCTTCTCTCGggcaaaaggaaaaaagaaatgtaGAGGGTATCAGAGCGTTCTTCACACCGAAACCGCAGTAA
- a CDS encoding hypothetical protein (Match to EST gb|CF193075.1|CF193075; HMMPfam hit to zf-UBR1, Putative zinc finger in N-recognin, score: 80.2, E(): 5.2e-21) produces the protein MPLNPFSRSANNPSRNERRDPHRGLSDLLNSAHLQHGARWSNNVKASILRQLWQTVWQDPQWIQYFVPEGTHVPVYDNLWEWLVDTPDGPSKPWTLSEKQAQIEEERKSEGKKPIWTRRKGQICGKVMQRHDRTYTCKTCAITPSVSLCVDCFRASDHQGHEVLFGQSFSFSASCDCGDPTAWKDDSHLGCTHHPRLPPGSPPPSFPDKFDLPDSLVISLQKTIAMCIEFIIHTIEHSHLPSEYGLLPKTETEMHSSDGPTGEPKDKRGTGPWAVVLWQDDRHVLKELARQVRDGLGVKWEVAEQWVREAITVGRKIILVSPNPVIAFHAANMLQQIDAPVTLRPAADVFREEIVATLMDWLYDIQGSLIGGDDRLPKRLIFNALFEKRMLPPGGHGTPLANDLSDLANGKMLGATQVVKRMDWLLQLDSRLWKKAKWQLRQIYCSVFLSDVEARKAFASSFAFNYPRLAEHFLFQDREFDANIIFSSAYLVFTNGPATAHASAHANLLTNVVQVAHAWYTGQVVTNEGCDRLVIPPVAFDPNDSTSQGRLDLDAHAFSGKKGLAILGHLRSMFRHEEMKKLVVKQNQLFGRVLGFINMFVGIQPQRRERGGHIEYEVEWLKSFTVLGDLARICRDLGEVFSVASADALLQNMSLVANRIFCDMFLISNTLDKDRYTPLTEYTINDVLVLGTSVTVIKQDVTTIEAFSFHHYLNLLFAGMLKCMRTGIPWENGKVNGMDFNRIVEKFVLGSNDEQAMERMKLMLIEWPLQKHVVFAQLRANMWKKNGSALRLQHHHYCDVSVRESTIDQEFFLLQFGLCILDPFTFIVALIDRFGLTKMFQGNVEKALLWYGEDPDPRQIINLMEDLLLLIIHLVSYPAIINGWDRKTITRKLIIHLLAVQPMTYSELFKKLPERSQEISCTPILAEVANFRQPTETTSGQYSLKDEVYDEVDVHWRYYTRNDQRSVMDKLVARAKKNKPSNEEPLILPRPLEFPSTDSPFSGVSHFLHTHVVADLVHWALAHCMHIATPDKWAEIVQQAYPQEYSNTPLIPSWDFVLDYTLHLAMIALGVAPQEFAQQSVFLKGVEGSNSTFQNLWVMQSDPAFKAFKPRVDYVLDTIVANLPPHYTADYRAHKESENMLALSSLAKPDPKAAAAARQKAIMAEFAKQQQDFVAMMEDMDDEDEDILVDEQKEEEESYGNCIVCQEEVTAKNAGGMLTLLQPSRQLRDVVNTRDWFEESLLAPTSMDRPGRYQRYSYDPKHPEPVGTQGYPCTNLRFGIHMSACGHYMHDTCMNSHFETTKIRHTQQVQRHHPENAVRLEYMCPLCKSLGNVLIPVEPSHIAKKPAVSAKKDEDKPPSLSVMIRRVSSEGLLRVADSQRIWEHHVETGEVVPWFSDCVFSLHSLDHNHRRGAMRVISKMVDRMGGLVRPLSEQSQRIRGKKTHMYLPDDMVAYTVSMAEITQRGLKTNSAEALTVAEQINETTLKLVGKLIGLLQLELDLYFGPTFDRTSLRAVIVMAYYAELTRCMLALSLSVKRCLGPRTRPSPRTQPPEDPSLTDALTVFSGFRPVMQSILRHAGPFADTDGVLALLTDDMLSKLLYSYTLPFLRRCAIIYYSVTGTYPITQPSALSTFTPATSEYNRLLTILGIPRPTETLANSSSTETPIVARWITQWALHGRVMPVLEFPGTYELARLPEKWEELVLAYSDRKCGKCKTKPSYPAICLFCGTMVCLAGDCCAEGEQGECNLHMRECGAVVGMFADIKRWNLLYLYAGSGSFGPMPYLDTHGELDISMRRGHRQIMHVGRMDELRRGTWLMHNIPHITARRLELTIDHGGWGCL, from the exons ATGCCCCTCAATCCTTTCTCGCGCTCAGCAAACAACCCATCTCGTAACGAACGGCGCGATCCTCACCGAGGACTCTCTGACCTACTAAACAGCGCCCATCTGCAGCACGGCGCACGCTGGTCAAACAACGTAAAGGCTTCCATATTACGCCAGCTGTGGCAGACAGTATGGCAAGATCCGCAATGGATACAATACTTCGTGCCAGAAGGTACACATGTCCCAGTGTACGATAATTTATGGGAGTGGTTAGTTGACACTCCTGATGGACCATCGAAGCCATGGACATTGAGCGAGAAGCAAGCTcaaattgaagaagagagaaaatcAGAGGGAAAGAAGCCCATCTGGACTCGTAGGAAAGGTCAAATATGTGGTAAAGTCATGCAACGGCACGACAGGACGTATACCTGCAA AACGTGCGCGATAACGCCATCAGTGTCGCTCTGTGTTGACTGCTTCCGAGCTTCTGACCATCAAGGCCATGAAGTTCTGTTCGGCCAATCGTTCTCGTTTTCGGCTTCTTGTGATTGTGGCGACCCTACCGCATGGAAGGACGACTCACATCTTGGTTGTACACACCATCCTCGCCTCCCTCCCGGCTCTCCTCCGCCCTCTTTCCCAGATAAATTCGACCTTCCAGACTCTTTGGTCATCTCTCTCCAGAAAACGATTGCCATGTGTATTGAATTCATCATTCACACCATTGAACACTCCCACCTTCCCAGTGAATACGGGCTTTTGCCCAAGACAGAGACGGAAATGCATTCTTCAGATGGACCGACAGGAGAGCCAAAGGACAAGAGAGGAACGGGGCCTTGGGCTGTGGTATTGTGGCAAGATGATAGGCATGTGTTAAAAGAGCTGGCCAGGCAAGTTCGGGATGGCTTAGGCGTCAAATGGGAAGTGGCAGAACAGTGGGTAAGAGAGGCCATCACCGTC GGTCGCAAAATCATACTAGTTTCACCTAATCCAGTGATTGCTTTTCACGCGGCCAATATGCTGCAGCAGATTGATGCACCAGTGACCTTACGGCCTGCCGCCGACGTCTTCAGGGAAGAAATCGTGGCTACCCTCATGGATTGGCTCTATGACATCCAAGGCTCTCTGATTGGAGGTGATGATCGACTACCGAAACGGCTCATTTTTAACGCCCTCTTCGAGAAGCGAATGCTTCCTCCAGGAGGACACGGAACACCACTAGCGAACGATCTTAGCGATCTGGCCAACGGAAAGATGCTGGGTGCGACTCAAGTAGTGAAGCGGATGGACTGGTTATTACAGTTAGATTCAAGATTGTGGAAAAAAGCCAAATGGCAGTTGCGGCAGATATACTGTTCAGTGTTTTTGAGTGACGTTGAGGCTCGGAAGGCTTTCG CGTCATCATTTGCTTTCAACTACCCTCGACTGGCCGAGcatttcctctttcaaGATCGCGAATTTGACGCTAATATAATTTTTTCTTCCGCCTATCTTGTATTCACAAATGGCCCCGCTACCGCCCATGCTTCCGCACACGCCAACCTCCTGACCAACGTCGTGCAAGTTGCTCACGCTTGGTATACCGGTCAAGTTGTGACAAACGAAGGCTGTGACCGCCTGGTTATCCCACCAGTGGCTTTTGATCCCAATGATTCGACCTCTCAAGGACGCTTGGATCTCGATGCACATGCCTTTTCGGGGAAAAAGGGTTTAGCCATATTGGGCCATCTGAGGAGTATGTTCAGGCatgaggagatgaagaagcttgtAGTCAAGCAAAACCAGCTGTTTGGTAGGGTACTGGGATTTATCAACATGTTTGTTGGTATTCAGCCGCAACgtagagaaagaggagggcATATTGAGTACGAAGTGGAGTGGCTCAAATCTTTCACTGTCCTTGGTGACCTCGCGCGAATCTGTCGGGACCTGGGAGAGGTTTTCTCAGTAGCGAGCGCAGACGCTCTTCTGCAGAATATGTCCCTTGTCGCCAATCGCATTTTCTGCGACATGTTTTTAATATCCAACACGCTCGACAAAGATCGATATACACCTCTCACCGAGTATACGATCAACGATGTTTTGGTACTTGGAACAAGCGTTACCGTCATCAAGCAAGATGTAACGACTATCGAGGCATTCAGCTTCCACCATTACCTAAATCTGTTGTTTGCAGGGATGTTAAAATGCATGAGAACTGGGATTCCTTGGGAAAACGGGAAAGTCAATGGGATGGATTTCAATCGGATAGTGGAAAAGTTTGTGCTGGGCAGCAACGATGAACAAGCCATGGAGAGAATGAAGTTGATGCTTATTGAGTGGCCTTTACAAA AACATGTGGTTTTCGCCCAATTACGCGCCAACATGTGGAAAAAAAACGGCTCGGCCCTCCGACTACAGCATCACCATTACTGCGACGTCTCTGTCCGCGAGTCTACCATCGACCAAgaattcttccttctccagttCGGGCTCTGTATCCTTGACCCATTCACATTCATAGTCGCTCTGATCGATCGCTTCGGCCTTACGAAAATGTTCCAAGGGAATGTTGAGAAAGCGCTCCTCTGGTATGGCGAAGACCCAGACCCGAGACAAATAATCAACCTCATGGAGGATTTACTGCTTTTGATCATTCATCTTGTGTCTTATCCGGCCATCATCAACGGATGGGATAGGAAAACCATAACAAGGAAACTGATCATCCACCTCTTGGCAGTACAGCCCATGACTTACTCGGAATTATTCAAGAAGCTCCCTGAACGGTCCCAAGAGATCAGTTGTACCCCTATTCTAGCTGAAGTCGCCAACTTCCGCCAGCCTACCGAGACTACATCTGGGCAATACAGCTTAAAAGATGAGGTATACGACGAGGTGGATGTACACTGGAGGTACTATACAAGGAATGACCAGCGATCAGTAATGGACAAGCTCGTGGCCCGGGCGAAGAAAAACAAACCTTCAAATGAAGAACCCCTGATCCTTCCTCGACCGTTGGAATTTCCGTCAACTGACAGCCCTTTCTCAGGGGTTAGTCATTTCCTGCATACTCATGTGGTGGCAGATCTTGTGCACTGGGCTCTTGCGCATTGTATGCACATTGCCACGCCAGACAAATGGGCTGAAATAGTCCAACAAGCCTACCCACAAGAATATAGTAATACCCCTCTCATTCCCTCATGGGACTTTGTCCTCGATTACACCCTCCATCTCGCCATGATCGCTCTCGGCGTTGCACCCCAAGAGTTTGCACAACAATCTGTCTTCTTGAAAGGCGTGGAGGGCTCAAACAGCACGTTCCAGAATTTGTGGGTTATGCAATCCGACCCTGCTTTCAAAGCTTTCAAGCCTCGCGTGGACTATGTACTCGATACTATTGTCGCCAATTTGCCTCCACATTACACCGCCGACTACCGAGCCCACAAGGAAAGCGAAAACATGCTGGCTCTCTCCAGTCTCGCCAAGCCCGATCCTAAGGCTGCAGCCGCTGCTAGGCAAAAAGCCATCATGGCCGAATTCGccaagcagcagcaggaCTTTGTGGCAATGATGGAAGATatggatgacgaggatgaggacatTCTGGTGGATGAgcaaaaggaggaagaagagtcaTATGGGAACTGTATCGTCTGCCAGGAAGAGGTTACAGCTAAAAACGCTGGTGGGATGTTGACGCTTCTCCAACCAAGTCGGCAGTTGCGTGATGTGGTGAACACACGAGATTGGTTTGAAGAATCTCTGCTTGCTCCGACAAGTATGGATAGGCCCGGAAGATACCAAAGGTATTCCTATGACCCTAAGCATCCCGAACCCGTTGGCACACAGGGGTACCCGTGCACTAATCTCAGATTTGGTATCCATATGTCAGCATGTGGCCATTACATGCACGACACGTGTATGAACAGCCATTTCGAAACCACCAAGATTAGACATACTCAGCAGGTTCAGCGGCATCACCCCGAAAATGCTGTGCGGCTCGAGTATATGTGTCCACTGTGTAAATCTTTGGGCAATGTGCTCATTCCCGTGGAACCGTCCCATATCGCCAAGAAACCTGCTGTATCAGCgaaaaaggatgaggataaGCCCCCAAGTCTATCGGTGATGATTCGGAGAGTGTCAAGCGAAGGGTTACTGAGGGTAGCCGATAGTCAGCGGATATGGGAACACCATGTCGAGACGGGAGAGGTCGTCCCATGGTTCTCCGACTGCGTATTCTCGTTACACTCTCTGGATCATAATCATCGAAGAGGTGCTATGCGGGTCATTTCAAAGATGGTTGATAGAATGGGTGGTCTAGTACGGCCATTGTCAGAGCAAAGTCAGAGGataagagggaagaaaacCCATATGTATTTGCCAGACGATATGGTGGCGTACACGGTATCTATGGCAGAGATTACTCAGCGAGGACTGAAGACAAACTCCGCAGAAGCGCTGACGGTGGCCGAGCAAATTAATGAGACTACGCTCAAGTTGGTTGGCAAGCTCATCGGGTTACTGCAGCTAGAGCTGGATTTGTACTTTGGACCGACGTTTGACAGGACGTCTTTAAGA GCAGTCATCGTGATGGCTTACTATGCCGAGCTTACGAGGTGCATGCTCGCCCTTTCGCTCTCCGTCAAGAGATGCCTTGGTCCTCGAACACGACCTTCCCCCCGTACTCAGCCTCCTGAGGATCCCAGCCTCACTGATGCTCTTACTGTCTTCTCTGGCTTCAGGCCGGTAATGCAATCCATCCTTCGACATGCCGGACCATTTGCCGATACCGATGGcgttcttgctcttcttaCCGACGATATGCTCTCAAAGCTCCTTTACTCCTATACACTCCCCTTCCTACGTCGATGCGCCATTATCTACTACTCCGTGACAGGGACATACCCCATCACTCAGCCATCTGCCTTATCCACCTTTACCCCCGCCACAAGCGAGTACAATCGTCTGCTTACTATCCTTGGCATTCCTCGACCGACCGAGACCCTTGCcaactcatcttccacaGAAACACCTATTGTTGCTCGATGGATCACCCAATGGGCTCTCCATGGGCGCGTCATGCCAGTTTTGGAATTCCCTGGCACTTACGAGTTGGCGAGACTACCGGAAAAATGGGAGGAGCTGGTACTGGCATATAGTGACCGAAAATGCGGAAAATGCAAGACCAAACCATCATACCCCGCGATCTGTCTCTTCTGTGGCACAATGGTCTGTTTGGCTGGAGATTGTTGCGCAGAGGGTGAGCAAGGCGAATGTAATTTGCATATGAGAGA ATGTGGAGCTGTGGTGGGCATGTTCGCGGACATCAAGCGATGGAACTTGCTGTATCTTTATGCGGGGTCGGGCAGCTTTGGGCCAATGCCGTATTTAGATACTCACGGGGAACTTGACATATCTATGAG ACGAGGTCACAGGCAGATCATGCACGTTGGGCGTATGGATGAGCTGAGAAGGGGAACGTGGTTGATGCACAACATCCCACACATCACCGCACGAAGATTAGAGCTGACAATAGATCACGGAGGTTGGGGCTGCTTATAA